The following are encoded together in the Flavobacterium sp. TR2 genome:
- the gcvH gene encoding glycine cleavage system protein GcvH, whose protein sequence is MSIPANLKYTKDHEWVSIEGDVATVGITHFAQKELGDIVYVEVETLDQTLSKDEVFGTVEAVKTVSDLFLPLTGEIIAFNDDLESAPETVNSDPYGAGWMIKIKIADASEIDSLLSDEAYKQLIGA, encoded by the coding sequence ATGAGCATACCAGCAAATTTAAAGTACACAAAAGATCACGAATGGGTTAGCATCGAAGGAGATGTTGCAACAGTAGGAATTACTCATTTTGCACAAAAAGAGTTAGGAGATATCGTGTATGTTGAAGTAGAAACTTTAGATCAGACACTTTCAAAAGATGAGGTTTTTGGAACTGTTGAGGCTGTAAAAACAGTTTCAGATTTATTTTTACCATTAACAGGTGAGATCATCGCTTTTAATGATGACTTAGAAAGTGCTCCTGAAACAGTAAATTCTGATCCTTATGGAGCAGGATGGATGATTAAAATAAAAATCGCTGATGCATCAGAAATCGATTCATTACTATCTGATGAAGCTTATAAACAATTAATCGGTGCCTAA
- a CDS encoding VanZ family protein, with amino-acid sequence MPKQLLLIWAIICSGIIFYFCLTDSSNIPVVNFPSIDKIIHFCFHFGFTISWILFFKKELKGKEADDYKAYLISFIFSVFFGITIEILQSALTVTRASDVADVLANALGAVVAVFSAIGFKRQIDKI; translated from the coding sequence GTGCCTAAACAACTCTTATTAATTTGGGCAATTATCTGCTCTGGAATCATTTTTTATTTTTGTCTGACAGATTCTAGTAATATTCCAGTAGTCAATTTCCCAAGTATTGATAAAATTATACATTTCTGTTTTCACTTTGGATTCACTATTTCTTGGATTTTATTTTTCAAGAAAGAATTAAAAGGAAAAGAGGCTGATGATTATAAAGCATATTTGATTTCTTTTATATTTTCTGTTTTTTTTGGAATAACAATCGAAATTCTACAGAGTGCCCTTACGGTAACAAGAGCTTCAGATGTTGCAGATGTTCTAGCCAATGCGCTTGGAGCGGTAGTAGCAGTTTTTTCTGCAATAGGATTTAAAAGGCAAATCGATAAAATATAA
- the deoC gene encoding deoxyribose-phosphate aldolase: MNVKQYLDSTYLKTASQAGLSEAENTVVVKNAIAEAIHEGFKLIMIRPEYVALAKKMILEANSVLLVGTVIDFPEGKSSLEDKIKEANEAIANGADDLDFVCNYEAFKNGDFDLVKKEVLIGTQIGLANDKTVKWIIEVAALTDKEIIQLSALIKHIVVSNFKEDDFESVFVKSSTGFYKTDNNLPNGATVPAIIMMLENASPLSVKAAGGVRSFEEAAEMIRLGVKRIGTSAAKAIANGEISPNQY, translated from the coding sequence ATGAATGTAAAGCAATATTTGGACTCTACGTATTTAAAAACTGCATCGCAAGCTGGTCTTTCGGAAGCAGAAAACACTGTTGTGGTCAAAAATGCAATTGCCGAAGCAATTCATGAAGGTTTCAAGCTGATAATGATTCGCCCAGAATATGTCGCTCTAGCAAAAAAAATGATTCTAGAAGCCAATTCTGTTTTATTGGTTGGAACGGTCATCGATTTTCCAGAAGGAAAGTCAAGTCTGGAAGACAAGATAAAAGAAGCAAATGAAGCCATTGCAAATGGAGCTGATGATTTGGATTTTGTCTGTAACTACGAAGCATTTAAAAATGGTGATTTCGATTTGGTGAAAAAGGAAGTCTTAATTGGAACACAAATCGGATTGGCAAATGATAAAACCGTAAAATGGATTATTGAAGTTGCAGCCCTAACAGATAAAGAAATTATTCAGCTCTCTGCCTTAATAAAACATATTGTGGTGTCTAATTTTAAAGAAGATGATTTTGAATCTGTTTTTGTAAAATCTTCTACAGGTTTCTACAAAACAGATAATAATCTTCCAAATGGAGCAACAGTTCCGGCAATAATTATGATGCTCGAAAATGCTTCGCCACTTTCAGTAAAAGCGGCTGGCGGTGTCCGTTCATTTGAAGAAGCGGCAGAAATGATTCGTTTAGGAGTAAAACGCATCGGCACTTCGGCTGCAAAAGCAATTGCCAACGGAGAAATTTCCCCAAATCAATATTAA
- a CDS encoding gliding motility protein RemB, with the protein MNKFFLSLVLSFSFFIVSSQQNGSSSVQPGFSAEKFPVFPNCENLEGKKLENCFYKEVQDFVFNNFQVPQKLKNNNYKGAVKLLFEVNAEGEFKVIYVSAENEELSEEAKRVFGTFPKIKPSTYSGKPTYSKYTISIDIPLKSSAQLEAEALAAAEILKPIEKPMTELDSIVYKKYNNPEFESHLNIPFSHSYYAQFDAEMNQVGSNNHTASKPFTYAEVSKYYNLRAVNESLQKKTSTWLGRKWWNENLVQIQGEDYWFALNPIVDLQMGKASDLDASYTYVNTRALNFRGGLGKQINFTTTFFESQGRFAGYFNDYAESIKPSGGNPAIIPGVGIAKRFKTDAYDFPLAEANITFAPGKIFDFQLGYGRNFIGDGYRSLLESDGASPYPYFKLNTKFWKIKYTNTYMWMKDVRPEVTAEKTYATKFMANHYLSWNVSNRVNLGFFESVVWTNTNNRGFDANFVNPIIFYRAVEFGSSSRSGNALLGITGKYKWNNSINLYSQFLIDEFSVSDVGAGNQSWKNKFGFQFGAKYFNAFNVKDLLLQVELNRVRPYVYSHSAVITNYGHNNQSVGHQWGGNFKELIAIARYHKGRWLADAKLTVGTRGLDFDTAADSYNYGGNIYKSYDEKRPYNTGVKIGQGNKTNVFIADVQGGYLINPMTNLKLFGSLIYRNFDPTQETATTFKQSTTWFSIGLRSDIFNWYFDY; encoded by the coding sequence GTGAATAAGTTTTTTTTATCCCTTGTTTTAAGTTTTTCGTTCTTTATTGTTTCTTCTCAGCAAAATGGTAGTTCTTCAGTTCAGCCAGGCTTCTCGGCAGAAAAATTTCCAGTTTTTCCTAACTGCGAAAATTTAGAAGGAAAAAAATTAGAAAATTGTTTTTATAAGGAAGTTCAGGATTTTGTGTTTAATAACTTTCAAGTTCCTCAAAAATTAAAAAACAATAATTATAAAGGAGCGGTGAAATTGCTTTTTGAAGTAAATGCAGAAGGCGAATTTAAGGTGATTTATGTTTCTGCAGAAAACGAAGAATTGTCGGAAGAAGCAAAAAGAGTATTCGGGACATTTCCAAAAATAAAACCATCAACATATAGCGGAAAACCAACGTATTCTAAATATACAATTTCTATTGATATTCCTTTAAAAAGTTCTGCACAACTTGAAGCAGAAGCTCTGGCCGCAGCAGAAATTTTAAAGCCAATTGAAAAACCTATGACAGAACTGGATAGCATTGTGTATAAAAAATACAATAATCCAGAATTTGAAAGCCATTTAAATATTCCATTTTCACACAGTTATTATGCGCAATTTGATGCTGAAATGAATCAAGTTGGGAGCAATAACCATACGGCATCTAAGCCTTTTACCTACGCTGAGGTTTCAAAATATTATAATTTGAGAGCGGTAAATGAGTCGCTTCAGAAAAAAACATCGACTTGGTTGGGAAGAAAATGGTGGAATGAAAACCTAGTGCAGATTCAAGGAGAAGATTATTGGTTTGCCTTAAATCCAATTGTCGATTTGCAAATGGGTAAGGCTTCAGATCTTGATGCGTCTTACACCTATGTGAATACTAGAGCGCTAAATTTCAGAGGAGGTTTAGGAAAACAAATCAACTTTACGACTACATTTTTTGAAAGCCAAGGAAGATTTGCAGGATACTTTAACGATTATGCAGAATCTATTAAGCCATCTGGAGGAAATCCAGCTATCATTCCTGGAGTTGGAATTGCAAAACGATTCAAAACAGATGCTTACGATTTTCCTTTAGCGGAAGCGAATATTACTTTCGCGCCAGGAAAAATATTTGATTTTCAATTAGGTTATGGCAGAAATTTTATTGGAGACGGTTATCGTTCTTTGTTGGAAAGCGATGGAGCAAGTCCGTATCCATATTTTAAACTAAACACTAAATTCTGGAAAATTAAATATACCAATACGTATATGTGGATGAAAGATGTTCGTCCAGAAGTAACAGCTGAAAAGACATACGCGACAAAATTCATGGCCAATCACTATTTGAGCTGGAATGTTTCGAATAGAGTAAACTTAGGTTTTTTTGAATCTGTAGTTTGGACTAATACTAACAACAGAGGTTTTGATGCTAATTTTGTTAATCCTATTATTTTTTACCGTGCGGTAGAATTTGGTTCTTCATCTAGAAGTGGAAACGCTCTTTTAGGAATTACTGGTAAATATAAATGGAATAACAGTATAAACCTTTATTCGCAATTTTTGATTGATGAATTTTCTGTTTCTGATGTTGGAGCTGGAAATCAAAGCTGGAAAAATAAATTTGGCTTTCAGTTTGGAGCAAAATATTTCAATGCCTTCAACGTAAAAGATTTATTATTGCAAGTGGAACTAAATCGTGTGCGTCCCTATGTGTACTCACATAGTGCCGTTATTACAAACTACGGACACAACAATCAGAGTGTTGGGCACCAATGGGGAGGAAATTTCAAAGAACTTATTGCAATTGCACGATACCACAAAGGGCGTTGGCTTGCCGATGCTAAGCTGACAGTTGGAACTAGAGGTTTGGATTTTGATACCGCTGCAGACTCTTATAATTACGGAGGAAATATTTATAAAAGCTATGATGAAAAACGCCCTTACAATACGGGAGTAAAAATAGGTCAGGGAAATAAAACGAATGTTTTTATTGCTGATGTTCAAGGAGGATATTTGATTAATCCGATGACGAACTTGAAATTGTTTGGAAGTTTAATTTACAGAAACTTTGATCCGACTCAAGAAACAGCAACAACTTTTAAACAAAGCACGACTTGGTTTAGCATTGGTTTGCGTTCAGATATTTTTAATTGGTATTTTGATTACTAG
- the cyoE gene encoding heme o synthase yields the protein MNAAKNTLSIKSIFLDFKEITKAGLAISVLFSSIAGYLLGVDSDHPFKWSVLAVLAIGGYCMVGASNAFNQVIEKDIDSLMDRTKNRPVPSGRMSPKVALLVASLLTIVGISLLYTINAKSAMFAAISIFLYTSVYTPLKTVTSLSVFVGAFPGAIPFMLGWVAATGEFGIEAGTLFLIQFFWQFPHFWAIGWFLYEDYEKAGIFMLPTGKKDKGTALQIILYTIWLIIASLLPVLGFTGQLFISPIAAVLVFLLGVWMLFYAVRLYKLRTAKAARTLMLVSVSYISLLQIVFIVDKFLR from the coding sequence TTGAACGCTGCAAAAAATACATTATCAATCAAATCAATATTTCTAGATTTTAAAGAGATTACTAAAGCTGGTCTGGCTATTAGTGTGTTGTTTTCTTCTATCGCTGGATATTTATTAGGAGTAGATTCTGATCATCCTTTTAAATGGAGTGTTTTGGCTGTTTTGGCAATTGGGGGCTACTGTATGGTTGGGGCATCAAATGCTTTTAACCAAGTAATTGAAAAAGATATCGATTCTTTAATGGATCGTACCAAAAATCGTCCGGTTCCTTCTGGGCGTATGTCTCCAAAAGTAGCTTTGCTGGTAGCGAGTCTGCTTACAATTGTTGGAATATCGCTTCTTTATACGATAAACGCAAAGTCGGCAATGTTTGCGGCGATTTCTATATTTTTGTATACAAGTGTTTATACGCCATTAAAAACAGTTACTTCTTTATCTGTTTTTGTTGGAGCTTTTCCTGGTGCGATTCCGTTTATGTTAGGCTGGGTAGCGGCAACAGGCGAATTTGGTATTGAAGCGGGGACTTTATTTTTAATTCAATTTTTTTGGCAGTTTCCACATTTTTGGGCAATCGGATGGTTTTTGTATGAAGACTATGAGAAAGCCGGAATCTTCATGCTTCCGACAGGCAAAAAAGATAAAGGAACTGCATTGCAGATTATATTGTATACAATTTGGCTTATAATAGCATCGTTATTGCCTGTGTTAGGCTTTACAGGACAATTATTTATTTCTCCAATTGCGGCAGTTTTAGTGTTTTTATTGGGGGTTTGGATGCTTTTTTATGCCGTTCGTTTGTATAAGCTAAGAACTGCGAAGGCGGCGAGAACATTAATGCTGGTAAGTGTTTCCTATATCTCGCTTTTGCAAATTGTATTTATAGTAGATAAATTTTTAAGATAG
- a CDS encoding heme-copper oxidase subunit III translates to MEMTLKTNEEQVRKSKSAKLILLFAMVSMTMMFAGLTSAFVVSKSRADWLKNFELPSAFYWSTAVIIACSVTFYLAKKAIQKDNRSAVTGLLLGTLALGVLFVVLQFKGFGQIVAEGYYFTGEGSSITTTFLYVVTVTHLLHLAGGLISLLIIIYNHFKQKYNSTQTLGIELGAMYWHFLDLLWVYLFLFLYFFK, encoded by the coding sequence ATGGAAATGACATTAAAAACAAATGAAGAACAAGTAAGAAAATCAAAATCAGCAAAACTGATTCTGCTTTTCGCAATGGTTAGTATGACCATGATGTTTGCTGGTTTAACAAGTGCATTTGTAGTAAGTAAATCGAGAGCAGACTGGTTGAAGAATTTTGAGCTTCCTTCAGCTTTCTATTGGAGTACAGCAGTAATTATTGCGTGCAGCGTTACTTTTTACTTGGCAAAAAAAGCCATTCAAAAAGACAATAGAAGCGCTGTTACAGGATTGCTTCTTGGAACTTTAGCTTTAGGAGTTCTATTTGTGGTATTACAATTCAAAGGATTTGGACAAATCGTTGCTGAAGGGTATTACTTTACAGGAGAAGGTAGTTCAATTACTACAACTTTTCTTTATGTGGTGACAGTTACACACTTGTTGCACTTAGCTGGCGGATTAATTTCACTTTTAATTATAATTTATAATCATTTTAAACAAAAATACAATTCGACTCAAACTCTTGGTATAGAACTAGGTGCGATGTATTGGCACTTTTTGGATTTATTATGGGTATATTTATTTTTATTTTTATATTTCTTTAAATAA
- a CDS encoding cytochrome c oxidase subunit 3, producing MGATVTTANNDEKTWGGGHNEPLGASYGKMMMWFFIVSDALTFSGFLGAYGFSRFKFIETWPLADEVFTHFPFMHGVAAPMYYVALMTFILIFSSVTMVLAVDAGHQLKKTKVAIYMFLTIIGGLIFVGSQAWEWKNFIKGEYGAVETVGGSLLQFVDKDGKRVALADFAVKLPEQREALTRSKSTWFMEDAQTLPTYTVAEVQAGFKAHPEILIRTEKLTDKKKKTILSREESEKHLATAKYVVEGANLIRNEYGNKLFADFFFFITGFHGFHVFSGVIINIIIFFNVLLGTYEKRRSYEMVEKVGLYWHFVDLVWVFVFTVFYLV from the coding sequence ATGGGAGCGACAGTTACTACTGCAAACAACGACGAAAAAACTTGGGGAGGCGGTCACAATGAGCCTTTAGGAGCAAGTTATGGTAAAATGATGATGTGGTTTTTTATCGTATCAGATGCCTTAACATTCTCTGGATTTCTAGGAGCTTATGGTTTTTCTAGATTTAAATTTATTGAAACATGGCCTTTGGCTGATGAAGTGTTCACTCACTTCCCATTTATGCATGGTGTTGCGGCTCCAATGTATTATGTAGCATTAATGACTTTTATTTTGATTTTTTCTTCTGTAACAATGGTTTTGGCTGTTGATGCAGGACACCAATTGAAAAAGACAAAAGTTGCTATCTATATGTTCTTAACTATTATTGGAGGTTTAATTTTCGTTGGTTCTCAAGCTTGGGAATGGAAAAACTTCATTAAAGGAGAGTACGGAGCGGTTGAAACTGTTGGAGGTAGCTTGCTTCAATTTGTGGATAAAGATGGTAAAAGAGTAGCTTTAGCTGATTTTGCTGTTAAATTGCCAGAACAGAGAGAAGCTTTAACAAGAAGCAAATCGACTTGGTTTATGGAAGATGCTCAGACGCTTCCTACTTACACAGTTGCTGAAGTTCAGGCTGGTTTTAAAGCTCACCCTGAAATTTTAATTAGAACAGAAAAACTTACAGATAAAAAGAAAAAGACAATCTTATCAAGAGAAGAATCTGAAAAACATTTAGCTACTGCTAAATATGTTGTAGAAGGAGCTAACTTGATCAGAAACGAGTACGGTAATAAATTATTTGCTGATTTCTTCTTCTTCATTACAGGTTTCCACGGATTCCACGTATTCTCTGGAGTAATCATCAATATCATTATTTTCTTTAATGTATTATTAGGTACTTACGAGAAAAGAAGAAGCTACGAAATGGTAGAAAAAGTTGGATTATACTGGCACTTCGTAGATTTAGTTTGGGTATTTGTATTTACAGTTTTCTACCTAGTTTAA
- a CDS encoding cytochrome C oxidase subunit IV family protein: MSHEHVSNTKRIWFVFGLLSVVTTVEVILGIYKPASLEFTHFIGLNLLNWIFYILTVFKAYYIVWAFMHMEGEKSSLRWSVVSPVIFLVLYLLFILLTEGHYIYGVFKDSTIKWNF; the protein is encoded by the coding sequence ATGTCACACGAGCACGTATCAAATACAAAAAGAATCTGGTTTGTTTTCGGATTGCTTTCAGTAGTAACTACAGTTGAGGTTATCTTAGGTATCTACAAACCTGCATCATTAGAATTTACTCATTTTATTGGTTTGAATTTGTTAAACTGGATTTTCTATATCCTTACAGTTTTCAAAGCATATTATATTGTATGGGCATTTATGCACATGGAAGGTGAAAAAAGCAGCCTTAGATGGTCTGTAGTTTCTCCTGTTATCTTCCTAGTTTTATATTTATTGTTTATTCTGTTGACAGAAGGACATTATATTTATGGGGTTTTTAAAGATTCTACTATTAAATGGAATTTTTAA
- a CDS encoding SCO family protein produces MFKNKSYIGISFIILIFGIYAIPKIVDRVKNGDVVKGNRLDNVGAKSSKETKLLTIGPAPKFELTNQDNVKVSNETYKGKVYVLEFFFTTCPSICPKMNMSMLEIEKTFFGNPNFGIVSITIDPKHDTPQVLKDHAKLLGVKSSNWNFLTGDRNVIMDLSNKGFNLYAGENDKVSGGFEHSGLFALIDKDGNIRCRKDEYGNPNIYYDGLDKKGVRDIQEDIKILLEE; encoded by the coding sequence ATGTTTAAGAACAAATCATATATTGGAATCTCTTTTATCATTTTGATTTTTGGGATTTACGCCATTCCTAAAATTGTTGATCGAGTTAAAAACGGTGACGTTGTAAAAGGAAATCGTTTGGATAATGTTGGAGCAAAATCTTCAAAAGAAACCAAACTTTTGACAATTGGTCCAGCGCCAAAATTTGAATTGACAAATCAAGACAATGTAAAGGTTTCAAATGAGACGTATAAAGGGAAAGTATATGTTCTGGAATTCTTCTTTACAACTTGTCCTTCTATCTGCCCAAAGATGAACATGAGTATGTTGGAGATAGAAAAGACCTTTTTTGGAAATCCAAACTTTGGAATTGTTTCAATTACAATTGATCCAAAACATGATACTCCGCAGGTTTTAAAAGATCATGCAAAATTGCTTGGTGTAAAATCATCTAATTGGAATTTCTTGACTGGAGACAGAAATGTAATTATGGATTTGTCTAATAAAGGATTTAATCTTTATGCAGGAGAAAATGATAAGGTGAGCGGAGGTTTTGAGCATTCTGGCCTATTTGCTCTGATAGATAAAGATGGAAACATTCGCTGCAGAAAAGATGAATACGGAAACCCGAATATTTATTATGATGGTTTAGACAAAAAAGGAGTAAGAGATATTCAAGAAGACATTAAAATTTTATTAGAAGAATAA
- a CDS encoding DUF420 domain-containing protein: MEDNTLEKKFSKFIVAVSIIIPVVVAILFGVKLKDFGIAVEPLSFLPPIYATTNGITAIVLVWAVLAIKKGNQKLHERLMTFAIALSVAFLVMYVAYHMTSDSTKYGGEGAMRYVYFFILITHILLSIVIIPLVLITYVRALAKRFDRHRKIAKITFPLWLYVAVTGVIVYLMISPYYAH, translated from the coding sequence ATGGAAGATAATACTTTAGAGAAAAAATTTAGCAAATTCATTGTTGCGGTTTCGATTATAATTCCGGTTGTTGTGGCAATTTTGTTTGGGGTTAAATTAAAAGATTTTGGTATTGCTGTAGAGCCTTTATCGTTTTTGCCTCCAATTTATGCAACAACAAATGGTATTACAGCAATTGTTTTAGTTTGGGCTGTTTTGGCAATTAAGAAAGGAAATCAAAAATTGCACGAAAGACTGATGACTTTTGCTATTGCATTGTCGGTTGCGTTTTTGGTTATGTATGTAGCGTATCATATGACTTCAGATTCTACAAAATACGGAGGAGAAGGGGCAATGCGTTATGTGTATTTCTTCATTCTTATAACGCATATTTTATTGTCAATTGTAATTATTCCGCTTGTATTGATTACGTATGTAAGAGCGCTTGCAAAACGTTTTGACCGACACAGAAAAATTGCTAAAATCACTTTTCCACTTTGGTTGTATGTTGCCGTTACGGGAGTTATAGTTTACTTAATGATTTCTCCATATTATGCACACTAA
- a CDS encoding DUF4403 family protein, which translates to MKLSSIISMFIVLAVLSGCSSAQKLETLKPEPDDASPLIYDSSPSFINLPITIKLSDIENQTNSLLNGLIYEDNNIEDDDIEMKIWKQAPIKIQNDPSNLDKRIRTVLPLKANIKYRIGTKKLGVELYDVREFNLNGVITLSSETALTNWKLSTKTEFKSLDWNESPTMTIFGKNMPITYLINPAISIFKSKLEKKIDEAIEKSMDFKPNVLQAVEKICTPFQMSDTYESWLRIVPIEIYSTNAKLKNDSFLLDMGMKCNMETIVGKQPESKYSASKIVLKPVAKIPNQISANIAAISSYVDASKIMTKNFAGQEFGSGSKKVTVKNVSIWHKDGKMVIALDVLGSINGTLYLNGFPSYNAQTKEIYFEKLDYVLDTKSKLMRTANWLAQGYILRKMEESCRYSIQPNLEEGKKSMAGYLKNYSPMPGVFVNGKMEDIQFDKIQLTNQAIIAFIKINGTVNVSVNGLK; encoded by the coding sequence ATGAAGCTTAGTTCTATTATTTCAATGTTTATAGTACTTGCAGTACTATCGGGCTGTTCATCGGCTCAAAAATTAGAAACATTAAAACCTGAACCAGACGATGCCAGTCCGTTAATTTATGACAGCAGCCCTTCCTTTATAAACCTTCCTATTACAATCAAATTGAGCGATATTGAAAATCAGACCAATTCTTTATTAAATGGATTGATCTACGAAGACAATAATATCGAAGATGATGATATTGAAATGAAAATATGGAAACAGGCTCCAATCAAAATTCAAAATGACCCTTCAAATCTGGATAAAAGAATTAGAACCGTTTTACCGCTTAAAGCGAATATTAAATATCGAATTGGTACCAAAAAACTGGGAGTAGAATTATACGATGTAAGAGAGTTTAACCTAAATGGAGTTATAACGCTTTCTAGCGAAACTGCTTTAACCAACTGGAAACTTAGCACAAAAACAGAATTCAAATCTCTGGATTGGAACGAGAGCCCAACCATGACAATATTTGGCAAAAATATGCCGATTACTTATTTAATAAACCCTGCGATTTCTATTTTTAAAAGCAAACTAGAAAAGAAAATAGACGAAGCAATTGAAAAATCAATGGATTTTAAACCTAATGTTCTTCAAGCGGTCGAAAAAATCTGCACTCCTTTTCAAATGAGCGATACATATGAAAGCTGGCTTCGCATTGTTCCTATCGAAATATATTCTACAAACGCTAAACTTAAAAACGACTCGTTCCTGCTTGATATGGGCATGAAATGCAACATGGAAACTATCGTTGGCAAACAGCCTGAATCGAAATATAGCGCCAGCAAAATTGTTCTGAAACCTGTAGCCAAAATACCAAATCAGATTTCTGCCAATATTGCAGCGATTTCAAGCTATGTCGATGCTTCTAAGATTATGACTAAAAATTTTGCGGGTCAGGAATTTGGTTCCGGAAGCAAAAAAGTAACTGTAAAAAATGTTTCAATCTGGCATAAAGACGGCAAAATGGTAATTGCACTAGACGTTTTAGGATCTATAAATGGAACTCTTTATTTGAATGGTTTCCCTTCATATAATGCTCAGACAAAGGAAATTTACTTCGAGAAATTAGATTACGTTTTAGATACCAAAAGCAAATTGATGCGTACAGCAAACTGGCTTGCGCAAGGGTATATTCTTAGAAAAATGGAAGAAAGCTGTCGCTATTCGATTCAGCCTAACTTGGAGGAAGGCAAAAAAAGCATGGCAGGATACCTAAAAAATTATTCGCCTATGCCAGGGGTATTTGTCAACGGAAAAATGGAAGACATTCAGTTTGATAAAATACAGCTAACCAATCAGGCCATCATAGCTTTCATCAAAATAAACGGAACGGTAAATGTCTCGGTCAACGGACTTAAATAA
- a CDS encoding ABC transporter ATP-binding protein, producing the protein MIEIKDLHKSYKMGSSELHVLKGINFNIEEGELVAIMGSSGSGKSTLLNILGILDEADSGSYILDKTPIKKLNETIASKYRNKFLGFVFQSFNLINYKTALDNVAMPLYYQGIKRKERYEIAMKYLEKVGLGSHVNHLPNELSGGQKQRVAIARALASNPKVLLADEPTGALDTKTSYEVMELIQGINDEGKTILIVTHEPDIAAMCKRNVVLKDGLIIDDKKVEQVRASSYV; encoded by the coding sequence ATGATTGAAATCAAAGATTTGCACAAATCCTATAAGATGGGAAGTTCAGAATTGCACGTATTAAAAGGCATTAATTTTAATATAGAAGAAGGTGAATTAGTTGCGATCATGGGGTCATCTGGTTCAGGTAAATCGACGCTTCTTAACATTTTGGGAATTCTGGATGAAGCCGATTCTGGAAGTTATATTTTAGATAAAACGCCAATAAAAAAACTAAACGAAACAATTGCTTCAAAATACCGTAATAAGTTTTTAGGTTTTGTTTTTCAGTCTTTTAATTTAATTAATTACAAAACAGCATTAGACAATGTGGCAATGCCATTGTATTATCAAGGTATTAAAAGAAAGGAACGTTACGAAATCGCAATGAAATATTTGGAAAAAGTAGGTTTAGGTTCTCATGTTAACCACTTGCCAAACGAACTTTCTGGAGGGCAGAAACAGCGTGTGGCTATTGCAAGAGCATTAGCTTCTAATCCGAAGGTTTTGCTTGCCGATGAGCCTACAGGAGCGTTGGATACTAAAACTTCTTATGAGGTTATGGAACTTATTCAAGGTATTAATGATGAGGGAAAAACAATTTTGATTGTTACACACGAACCTGATATTGCAGCAATGTGCAAAAGAAATGTAGTCCTAAAAGATGGATTAATTATCGACGACAAAAAAGTAGAACAAGTTAGAGCTTCGTCTTATGTTTAA